One segment of Aquimarina sp. BL5 DNA contains the following:
- a CDS encoding C39 family peptidase — MSEVTDANRKKKTTVLNIMAEEQKGLNNCWAAALSMALQSYGVFMPEKRLDEMFEADGQGLDLFTLQPQISSHFSYIHTEYRSLVFGNDPKLTFEELQGRIDSDQPILIGTQNYSTFAAHALLIVGYSGDDTVLIIDPWVGAMKEIEYEELGNYWVETIVFNK, encoded by the coding sequence ATGAGTGAAGTAACGGATGCCAATAGGAAGAAGAAGACCACAGTACTTAATATTATGGCAGAAGAACAGAAAGGGCTAAATAATTGCTGGGCAGCAGCTTTATCAATGGCATTACAGAGTTATGGGGTGTTTATGCCAGAAAAAAGACTGGATGAAATGTTCGAAGCTGATGGTCAAGGTTTAGATTTATTTACTTTACAACCGCAAATATCTTCGCATTTCTCATATATTCATACAGAATATAGAAGCCTTGTTTTCGGAAATGATCCTAAATTAACTTTTGAAGAGCTACAAGGTCGAATCGATAGTGATCAACCTATTCTTATTGGAACTCAAAACTATAGTACTTTTGCAGCACATGCTTTGTTAATTGTTGGATATTCAGGTGATGATACGGTTTTAATAATAGATCCTTGGGTAGGGGCAATGAAAGAAATTGAATATGAAGAGTTAGGGAATTATTGGGTAGAGACTATTGTTTTTAATAAGTAG
- a CDS encoding histidine kinase dimerization/phospho-acceptor domain-containing protein: MEAINFYQISIFLLQGFVVSFLVLILFHFRKVTGNGLLFTTLGMFQFIQVFTATTMYFEVYDGITVSPGSSVLFSVTLFSVLIFYIKEDALLTRRLIYALVIANLMIVILLLLFGINLEDSNMHQVSFTMLSDFFNTNVILLVYGTTLLFIDSILIIFIFEYISKYIPSLFLRIFITMLLILSFDAILFSVIGFWNTGNISSVLISGLSSKIVMSFYYGILFTIYIKYFQKEVSENSYSTFKDVYHSLTYRQKFEEAEKVIQLSENRYQTLTDISPVGIFMTKANGKTTFVNEKWCKISGLSQQEAMDDGWLKAVHPEDRKKLKSGWYDDAKKRDSSHAEYRFLRPDGTIKWVLGQAIPEYNEKKEVMGFVGTTTDITELKLYEIELNKMKDKAEESDRLKSAFLANMSHEIRTPMNGILGFAELLKEPILTGDEQQLYISLIEESGARMLNIIRDIIDISKIESGQVKVFLSDVDINEQVTYLYQFFKPEADRKELQLSFNNGLSDDNALIKTDKEKFNAILTNLVKNALKYTPEGSISFGYDVKDEFLQFYVKDTGMGIAKDRQKAIFERFVQADIENNYAIEGAGIGLSIAKAYSEMLGGKIWLESKKDLGTIFYFSIPYTKA, translated from the coding sequence ATGGAGGCTATTAATTTTTATCAAATATCGATTTTTCTTTTACAAGGATTCGTTGTCTCCTTTTTAGTTTTAATCTTATTTCATTTTCGGAAAGTAACTGGTAACGGACTTTTATTTACCACATTAGGTATGTTTCAGTTTATTCAGGTATTTACAGCCACTACTATGTACTTCGAAGTATATGATGGTATTACGGTATCTCCCGGCTCCTCTGTTTTGTTCTCAGTTACACTTTTCTCAGTACTTATATTTTATATTAAAGAAGACGCTTTACTGACACGAAGACTTATCTATGCGTTAGTAATTGCCAATCTAATGATTGTAATTCTCTTATTACTTTTCGGAATTAATTTAGAAGACTCTAATATGCATCAAGTATCATTTACGATGTTATCAGACTTTTTTAATACAAATGTTATTCTTTTGGTATATGGCACTACGCTCCTATTTATTGATTCAATTTTGATCATTTTTATCTTTGAATACATTTCAAAATACATCCCGTCTTTATTTCTAAGGATATTTATAACAATGCTTCTTATCCTTTCGTTTGATGCTATATTGTTTAGTGTGATAGGATTTTGGAATACTGGGAATATATCCAGTGTTTTAATTTCCGGATTATCATCCAAAATAGTAATGAGTTTTTACTACGGCATATTATTCACCATTTATATAAAATATTTTCAAAAAGAAGTATCAGAAAACAGTTATTCAACATTTAAAGATGTGTATCACTCCCTTACCTACCGACAAAAATTTGAGGAGGCAGAAAAGGTTATTCAGCTTAGTGAAAACAGGTATCAAACACTAACTGATATATCACCGGTTGGTATATTTATGACTAAAGCTAATGGAAAAACCACTTTTGTAAACGAAAAGTGGTGTAAAATTTCCGGTTTATCCCAGCAAGAAGCGATGGACGACGGCTGGCTTAAAGCAGTACATCCGGAGGACAGAAAGAAACTAAAATCGGGTTGGTATGATGATGCCAAAAAAAGAGACTCATCCCACGCAGAATATAGATTTCTCCGTCCCGATGGCACTATTAAATGGGTGTTAGGACAGGCAATTCCAGAATATAATGAGAAAAAAGAAGTGATGGGTTTTGTAGGAACTACTACAGATATTACCGAATTAAAGCTTTATGAAATAGAGCTAAATAAAATGAAAGACAAAGCCGAAGAAAGTGATCGGCTTAAGTCTGCTTTTTTAGCAAATATGAGTCACGAAATCCGCACTCCAATGAACGGTATATTAGGTTTTGCAGAGTTGCTTAAAGAACCGATACTTACAGGAGATGAACAACAACTATACATTAGTTTAATAGAAGAAAGCGGTGCACGCATGCTAAATATTATCAGAGATATTATTGATATTTCTAAAATTGAGTCCGGACAAGTAAAAGTTTTTCTATCTGACGTAGATATTAATGAACAAGTAACCTATCTCTATCAATTCTTTAAGCCAGAAGCAGATCGAAAAGAACTACAATTATCTTTCAATAATGGCCTATCTGATGATAATGCGCTTATTAAAACCGATAAAGAGAAATTTAACGCTATCCTTACTAATCTTGTAAAGAACGCTCTTAAATACACTCCTGAAGGTTCTATTTCATTTGGCTATGATGTAAAAGATGAGTTTTTACAATTTTATGTAAAAGATACGGGTATGGGTATTGCTAAAGATCGACAAAAAGCTATTTTCGAACGTTTCGTACAAGCCGATATTGAAAACAATTACGCTATAGAAGGAGCCGGTATAGGATTATCTATTGCCAAAGCATATAGCGAAATGTTAGGCGGCAAAATCTGGTTAGAAAGTAAAAAAGATTTAGGTACGATTTTCTACTTCTCCATTCCATACACCAAAGCTTAG
- a CDS encoding alpha/beta hydrolase, with protein sequence MQHQEYFFKYKKYKIFAQYWLPDNCKGIILLVHGMGEHSARYEDYLIPELLAKHIAVITYDNFGHGKSSGTRGYCPSYNALMEVIEIVYHKANEIVTDLPVFLYGHSMGGNLVINYILRNNPKITGVILTSPFLRLAFQPPAWKIMMGKLFQKIAPSITLPSGLDVKAISRITEEVEKYKNDPLVHDRVSPNFSLPIIEAGKWAIDNAFQLETSILLAHGTEDQITDYSASKEFAKKTDYVQFVSFDGGYHELHNDLEKEKLISIVTTWIQDRF encoded by the coding sequence ATGCAACATCAAGAATATTTTTTCAAATATAAAAAGTATAAAATTTTTGCCCAGTATTGGTTACCAGACAACTGTAAAGGAATAATTCTATTGGTACATGGCATGGGAGAGCATTCTGCTAGGTATGAGGATTATCTTATCCCGGAGCTATTAGCAAAGCATATAGCAGTGATTACGTATGATAATTTTGGACACGGAAAGAGTAGTGGTACGAGAGGATATTGCCCAAGTTATAATGCTTTAATGGAAGTAATAGAAATCGTTTATCATAAGGCTAATGAAATTGTAACTGATCTTCCTGTTTTTCTATATGGTCATAGTATGGGAGGAAACCTAGTAATTAATTACATATTGAGAAATAATCCTAAGATTACAGGAGTAATTTTAACTAGTCCGTTTTTACGTTTAGCATTTCAGCCACCCGCTTGGAAAATTATGATGGGCAAACTATTCCAAAAAATAGCACCTTCGATAACACTTCCTTCTGGTCTAGATGTAAAAGCAATCTCTAGAATAACGGAAGAAGTAGAGAAATATAAAAATGACCCTTTAGTCCATGACCGAGTAAGTCCTAATTTTTCTTTACCTATAATAGAAGCAGGTAAATGGGCAATCGATAATGCTTTTCAGCTAGAAACTTCTATTTTGTTAGCGCACGGAACTGAAGATCAGATAACTGACTATAGTGCCAGTAAGGAGTTTGCTAAAAAAACAGACTATGTCCAATTTGTTTCCTTTGATGGAGGATATCATGAACTTCATAATGATCTAGAAAAAGAAAAGCTTATTTCTATAGTTACTACTTGGATTCAGGATAGGTTTTAA